One Streptomyces sp. 840.1 genomic window, ACCGCCTCCGAGCGCGGTCTGCGCGCCAAGAAGCGGCTGAGCGACGCCTACGCCGTACAGCGCACCGCGCCGCTGCGTCAGGCAGCGCTCTACAGCACCTTCGACGGCCGCCAGTTCTCCGACTCGCCGCGCGCGGTCTACGAGGAACTGGTCTCCAGGGGCACCGAGCTGGAACACCTGTGGGTGGTGCGCGACCAGCAGGCCGTCATCCCCGCGGGCGCCACCGCCGTGGAGCACGGCTCGGCCGCCTGGCACGAGGCGCTGGCCCGCAGCCGGTACGTCGTCACCAACACCCAGCTGCCCGAGTGGTTCGTGCGGCGCGAGGACCAGACCGTCGTCCAGACCTGGCACGGCACCCCGCTCAAGCGGATCGGTCTGGAGCTCGCCGGTACGGCCCAGGCGAACGCCGCCTACATCGGCACGCTCAGGGAACGCGCCCGCCAGTGGAGCTTCCTGGTCTCCCCGAACACCTTCTCCACCCCCGTCCTGCGCCGCTCGTTCGGCTTCGAGGGCGAGGTCCTGGAGTGCGGCTATCCCCGTAACGACCTCTTCCACGCCGCCGACCGCACGAAGGTCGCCGAGACGGTACGGGAGCGGCTCGGGATCCCCAAGGGCAAGCGGGTCGTGCTGTACGCGCCGACCTGGCGCGAGGACCAGCAGCTGGGCGGCGGGCGCTACTCGCTCGGCCTCCAGCTCGACCTGGCCGCCGCCGAACGCGAACTCGGCGCGGACACCGTGCTGCTGGTGCGCCGTCACTACATGGTCACCGACCGCCTGCCGGACAGCGGCACCGGATTCGTCCGGGACGTCTCGCGCTACCCGGACGTCGGCGAGCTGATGCTGATCAGCGACGCGCTGGTCACCGACTACTCCTCGCTGATGTTCGACTTCGCCCAGACCGGCCGCCCGATGCTGTTCCACACCTACGACCTGGAGCACTACCGCGACACGCTGCGCGGATTCAGCTTCGACTTCGAGACGCGGGCCCCCGGCCCGCTGATCCCGGGCTCCGACGACCTGATCGACGCCCTGCGCGACCCGGTCCGGGCCATCGCGGGACACGCGGAAGCCTACGAGGCATTTCGGCGCGACTTCTGCGACCTCGACGACGGCCGCGCGACCGCCCGGGTGGTCGACCGGATGCTGTAGCCCGCTCCCCGCGCGAAACGCCGCCCCCGCAGGGGCACCCGTGCCCGGCCGGTACCCGTACCGGCCGGGCACCGGCATGTGACGAACCCCGGGGCGGCACCGCGGTGGACGGAAACTGACGTACGGACTGTACGAACCGCGTGAACCGTTCGAGTGATTCGACGCATTCGGTGTTTGCGCCTTCTCGCCGCACATCCGGGCCGGGAGCCGGAAAAGTGTGCTCATCGGTGCGTTGCATAGCGTCGCCGGGTTGCTACGTTCTGCTTTCATGGGTATCCGAATGCGGTGCGAATCCTGGGACGTGCGACGCGCAAGAGCCGTTGTGCTCATTGCCGCGGCCGCCGGCCTCCTGACTCGCATGGTCATCGCGGCGAATTCGCCGGGCCCGGCCGATGTCCGGATCTTCGCGGGATTCGCCAAGGCGGTCACCGTGTACGGGCCCGTCCGGATCTACGAACACCCGCTGCCCGGACTTCCCGTCTACAACCACCCGCCACTGGCCGGCTGGATGCTGCTCGGACTGAACGGCCTTTCCGAACTCGGAATGTCCTTCGCCACCCTCATCCGGGCACCCGCCTCCCTCGCCGATTTCTGCTGCGCGATTCTCGTCTTCGAGATCGTCCGCAGGCGCTCCACCCAGTGGACGGCGCTGCTGTGCGGTGTCGGAGTCGCCGTCAGCCCGGTCCTGATCGCCACCTCCGGCTATCACGGCAACACCGACGCCGTCGCCATCGTGTTCGCCCTGGCCGCCGCGCATCTGCTGGCCGACCGGAAGTCGCCGCTGGCCGCCGGGGTGGCCGCGGCGCTCTCGATCAGCGTCAAGTTCATTCCGGTCGTGGTGATCCCGGCGCTGTTCGTCGCCGCGCTGCGCGGCGGCCGGCCCGCCCTGGTCCGCTTCGCCGCCGGCTTCGGCGCACTGTTCGCACTGGTCTGGGGGCCGGTCCTGGCGACCGTGCCGCAGCACCTCGAGGAGAACGTCCTGGAGTACGCGGGCGGCAGTTACCGGCTCTGGGGGCTCGTCCGGTTCGCCGACGTACTCGGGCTGCCGGAGTCCGTCATCACGTTCATGCAGGGCGGCGGCCACTTCCTCTTCGTGCTGGTCTGCGTGGCCGCCGGGGTCTGGCTCGCGTGGCTGCGGCCCGCGCAGCTGCCCGGCGTCGTCGCCGTCACGCTGGGCCTGCTGCTGCTCCTGTCCACCGCCTCCGCCCTCCAGTACCTGACCTGGGCGGCCGCCGGAACGTTCGTCCTCGGGTTCTGGGAAGGGCTCGCGTACAGCTGTGTGGTCGGGCTGACGGCCGTACTCGGCTACAGCGGGCGCTCCGCCGTGCGCTGGAGCGAGCCGGTCCTGGAGCTGGGCGCCGTCGGCTGGATCGTCCTCGCGGCCGGCCTCGCCACCGGCGTCCGCCGCATCCTCGCGAGCCGTCCTGACGCACCCCCGGGGCCCCCCGCCGGGCCCTCCCGGCTCGCCGCCCCCCGTACCTCGCAGTGTTCCGGCTCCGCCGTCAACTGACCGCGCGTACCCGGACCGCACCCCCACTGACCTGTTCCCGACCCCAGCACCGAGCATCGAGCGCAACTGGAGAACCCCCCGTGAAGGAAAGCCCGAGTCCCAGGATCGGCATCCTGGTGGTCGCGTACAACGCGGAGACAACGCTGGAGAAGACCCTCGACCGGATTCCGGAGGATTTCCGGTCCCGGGTCGACGAGATTCTCATTCTCGACGACGCGAGTCACGACGCGACCTTCACCGCCGGCTGCCGCTGGTCGCAGTCGGAGGGAATGCCGCGGACCGTGGTGATGCGGCACACCAAGAACCTCGGATACGGCGGGAACCAGAAAGCCGGATACGCGCTGGCGGCCGCTCACGGACTGGACATCATCGTGCTCCTGCACGGCGACGGACAGTACGCCCCGGAACTGCTCCCCGAAATGGTCGCGCCCATCGAACGCGGCGAGTGCGAGGCGGTGTTCGGGTCCCGGATGATGAAGTCCGGGCAGGCGCTCAAGGGCGGTATGCCGTTCTACAAATGGCTCGGCAACCGCGTTCTCACCCGGCTGGAGAACGGCCTCCTCGGTTCGCGGCTGACCGAATTCCACTCCGGGTACCGCGCCTACAGCGTCGAGGCGCTGAAGCAGCTGCCGGTCGACCGGAACACCGACGCCTTCGACTTCGACACCCAGATCATCGTCCAGCTGCTCGACGCGGGAATGCGGATCAAGGAGATCCCGGTGCCCACGTACTACGGCGACGAGATCTGCTACGTCAACGGCATGAAGTACGCCAAGGACGTCGTCAAGGACGTCATCGAATACCGCCTGGCGGTCAAGGGGTTCGGCACCTGTGCCTGGATCCCGAAGCCCGTCGAGTACGCCTTCAAGGAGGGCGACGGCTCCTCGCACGCGGTCATCCTGGAGAAGATGCGCAAGCTGCCGCCCGGCCGGGTCCTGGACCTCGGCTGCTCCGGCGGTCTGTTCGCCGAACGCCTGGAGGCACTCGGCCACGAGGTGACCGGGGTGGACTTCGTCGAGGTGCCCGGGGTGCGCGAGAAGTGCACCTACTTCCACCTCGCCAACCTGGAGGAGGGCCTGCCGCCCGAGGTCGGCGTGGACTTCGACTACGTCGTCGCCGGGGACGTCATCGAGCACCTCTCACGCCCCGAGCGGGTGCTCAGCGAGGTCGCCACCGTGCTCCGGCCCGGCGGCCAGGTGCTGCTGTCCGTGCCGAACTTCAGCCACTGGTACTCACGGATGCGGGTCGCGGTCGGGGCCTTCGGTTATGACCGCCGGGGCATCCTCGACGAAACGCATCTGCGCTTCTTCACCCGGGCCAGCCTGCGCCGCACCGTACGCAACGCGGGCTACGACGTCCTGGACCTCGCCTCGACGGGGGCGCCGTTCTGGTCGCTGCTCGGGCGCGGCCCGCTCGCGTCGGTACTCGGCGGGCTGTCGAGGCTGCTGACCCGGATCCGGCCGACGCTGTTCGGCTATCAGCACGTCGCACTGCTCACCCCGCATGCGGCCGAGACGATCATCGCTGGAGAGCACGTCGATGTACAGGACATCCTCAACCGACAGTACGTCCCTGCCGACCGGGTCGGCGTCTGAGGCGACCGTCCCCCCACCCACCCCGGCCCACGTGTCCGAGAACCCGGCCGCCCCCGTCAGGAGCAAGGTCTTGACCGTTCCCAGTCTGCTGCTGCTGCTGTTCGCCGTGTTCTCGTCGGCGGGCGGCCAGATCATGCTCAAGCACGGGATGAAGGGCGCCGCGGCCGCCGCCGGGCAGCACGGCGGCTCCGTCGCCCTGCGGGCCGCCACCAGCCCCTGGGTGGTCGTCGGGCTGGTGATCTTCGCGGTCTCCGCCCTCGCCTGGATGTCCACGCTGGCCAAGGTGCCGCTCTCCATCGCGTACCCGTTCAACGCGCTCGGCTACCTGCTGATCGTGCTGGCCGGGGCGACCGTGCTGCACGAGCGGACCTCGATGTGGACCTGGGGCGGCTCGCTGCTCGTGGTCGTCGGCCTCGCCACCGTCATGGCGGGCCAGCAGGGCTGAGCCCGCGCACCACGCGAAGGGCCCGCCTCCGGAACGCTCCGGTGGCGGGCCCTTCGCCGTACGAGGGCGGGGTCAGGCGGCTTCGGCCGCCGGGGGCTCCTCGCCCAGGATCACCCGGCGCACCACGCGCTCGGCGGCGCGGCCGTCGTCGTACGGGCAGAACCGCTCCCGGAACGCCTTCAGCAGCGCCTCGTTCGCCGGGCTGTTCCAGCTGCCGTCGGTGAACGCGAGGGCCAGCTCGTCCGTGGTCGTCGCGACGGCGCCCGGGGTCTCGCCGGGCTTGCCGGACAGCAGGTCGAAGACGACGCCGCGGACCGTGCGGTACGTCTCCCAGTCCGGGGCGTGCACCACGATCGGGCGGTTCAGGTGGGCGTAGTCGAACATCACCGACGAGTAGTCCGTGACCAGGGCGTCGGCCGCGAGGCAGAGGTCCTCGATCCTCGGGTGGTCGCTGACGTCGATGATCTGCGCGTTCTCCGGGAGACCGGCGCCGCCGTAGAAGTAGTGCGCGCGCACCATCACCACGGTGTCCGGGCCCACGGCCTCGCAGAACCGCGCCAGGTCGAGACGGCTGGTGAAGCCGGCCTCGTAGTCGCGGTGGGTGGGCGCGTACAGCAGGGCGCGCTGCCCCGGACGGATGCCGAGGCCCTCGCGGATCGTGTCGATCTGCTCCTGCGTCGCCGTCGCGAAGACGTCGTTGCGGGGGTAGCCCGTCTCCAGCGAGCGCGCGGCGCTCGGGTAGGCGCGGGACCACACCTCGGTCGAGTGCGGGTTGGCGGAGACGCTCCAGTCCCACCGGTCGACCCGCTTGAGCAGCCGGTCGAAGTTGAGCCCCTGGGCGGCGGCCGGGTAGTTCTGCTGGTCCATCCCCATGATCTTGAGCGGGGTGCCGTGGTGCGTCATCACATGGATCTGACCGGGGCGCTTGACCAGGTGGTCGGCGAAGTTGACGTTGTTGAAGAAGTACGTGGCACGGGCCAGCACCGACCAGTAGCGGCGGGTGCCCGGAACCACGTAGTCGATGCCCTTCGGCAGCGAGTCCACCTGGTTCTTCGACACCACCCAGACCCCGTGCACATCGGGGGCCAGCTCCTGGGCCTTGCGGAAGATCGCCTCGGGGTTGCAGCTCACGCCGCGGTTCCAGTAGGCCGCGTAGACGGCGAGCTTCGGGTCCAGCGGAAGCTTGCGCTGCGCCTTGTAGTAGCGCGCGGTGAACGACTTCTTCGCCTTCGCCCGCGCGGTGGTGGGCGCGGAGCGCAGGCTCCGGCGGGTGGCCAGCGCGGTGTCCAGGGCGCCGAGCGCGGCGTACTTCCCGCCGCTCAGCAGCTGCGGCCGGAGCCCCTTCGCGCCGCCGGGGAACTTGAACCCGTCGGGGCGGTGGGCGCTGTGGAACGCGGCGACGGCGCTGACGTACTGCCTGCGGCGCTTGGTCACCGCCGGGTACGCGGACAGCAGCTCCTGGACGGCGCGGTCGAAGAGCAGCCCGCGCACCGGCTTCAGGGCCGGGCGGGCCTCGACGGCCTTCATCAGGTCCGCGTAGGCGTCGACCAGCTCCAGCGGCGTCGAGCCGGCTGTGGGCTCCCCCTCGTCCGCGAGGCCGGGCAGGTAGCGCTGCTGGCGGTGCTCGACACAGGCGGTGCCCAGCGTGGCGACGGAACCGGCCACGGCGAGCGTCAGGAGCGCGTACATGCGCTCACCGTGCGGGCCGGGCCCAAAGGCCAGGCTCTCGCGCTCGGCGACGGAACGGCGGACCGCCCGGTTCCAGGAGACGGGCGCGATGTCCAGGAGGTCCTTGCGCGCGGCCAGGGTGTGCGGGCCCGCAGGCATGCCGCTCAGCAGCTCCAGGGACCGGGTCGCCCGGGTCTTGCCCCGGAACGGGCGCTTGCGGTGGCCGAAGACCAGCACGTCGGGGTCACCGGTGGAGTCCAGCCGGTCCACGATCTCCCGCAGCGCGTCCGGCAGGTAGATGTAGTGACCCTCCAGGAACAGGAGGTAGTCGCCGGTGGCCCGCTCGGCGCCCGCGTTGCGCCGGCCGTGGGCCCCCGAGCCGCCGGGCAGGTGGATTGCCTGGACCCGGCTGTCGAGTGCGGCGAACTCGTCCAGCACGAGTCCCGAGCCGTCCGGAGCGCCGTCATCCACACCGATCACCTCGATGTCCGTGAAGGACTGCGAGAGCACCGACTCCAGGCACTCGCGCAGGCTTCCTCGGGCGCGGCGGACGGGGATGATGACACTCAGCCGGGGCATACAGACTCTTTCTCGGACTGTGCGTACTGGGGCGCAAACAGGTTACTGCGGAGCGCCCAGCAGGACGGGCAGGGGGCTGGCAACGGTGCGATGGCGGGGAGGCGGGAGGGTCTGGTCCCGGTGGGCGGCTGCGGTGCTCGGCCGCGCGGCCAGATGAAGGCCCCACTTATCATACTACGCACACCCTTAAGTGAACCTTGGACCTCTTGCGGCGCACGGGGCGGCGGAATCGCGGCGTCGCCGCCCCGTGGACCACGGAACCGCGGGTGGGCCCAGGCGCCCCGGGCGTGCGTACGGGGCAGTCCATGGTGACCGGTCGGACTGCCCCGCGTTGACGCGCTTACTGCCCCCGGGAGGTTGACGCGCATACCCCCGGGAGGGCGTGGATCACGCCCGGCGGCTACTTGACCGCACCCGCCATGACGCCGGAGACGAACTGGCGCTGGAAGGCGAAGAACACCGCGAGCGGAATCACCATCGAGACGAAGGCGCCGGGCGCCAGCACGTCGATGTTGTTGCCGAACTGCCTTACCTGCTGCTGGAGTGCCACCGTGATCGGCGGCGAGCCGGAGTCCGCGAAGATCAGCGCGACCAGCATGTCGTTCCACACCCAGAGGAACTGGAAGATGCCGAGCGAGGCGATCGCCGGACCGCCCAGCGGCATCACGACCCGGGTGAAGAGCCGGATCTCGCCCGCCCCGTCGAGCCGCGCCGCCTCCAGCAGTTCTCGCGGGATCTCCGCGAAGAAGTTGCGCAACAGGAAGATGGCGAAGGGCAGTCCGAAGGCGGTGTGGAAGATGATCACACCGAAGGTCGTCTCGAAGATGCCGACCGCCCCGAAGAGTTTGGAGACGGGGATCAGCGCCACCTGCACCGGGACGACCAACAACCCGACCACGACCAGGAACCACCAGTCGCGGCCCGGGAACTCCATCCAGGCGAAGGCGTATCCGGCCAGCGAGCCGATCACCACGACCAGCACGGTCGACGGGACGGTGATCATAACGGTGCTGAACAGCGAATCGGTGATCGTCGAATTGTCCAGCAGCCGCTGGTAGTTGTCGAAGGTCAGCTCGGACGGGACGGTGAAGACCTTCCACCAGCCGGTCGCCGCGATCTTGTCCGCGCTGCGCAGCGAGGACAGCAGCAGCCCGATGGTGGGCATCAGCCAGAACAGGGCCACCAGGATCAGGACGACCCGCATCACGCCGCCGCCGGCCCGTGCCGCGATCCGGGCGCCGAGCGACCGTCCGCCCTTCGCCGTGCCGGTGTCCGGGGCGTCGCCCGCCCCGGCGGGCGGGGCCGTGGCCGTGGGTGCCGTCATCGGCGCCCCTCCTTCCGTATCCGCCTGATGTTGAAGAGCATCACCGGGACCACCAGCAGCAGCAGGAGTACGGCGATGGCGCTGCCGATCCCGAGGTCCGCGTCCGTGCCGAACGAGGACCGGTAGAGCTGGAGCGCCAGCACGTTCGCGTCGTCCTGCGAGGAGCCGGGCGCGATGATGAAGACCAGGTCGAAGACCTTCAGGACGTTGATCATCAGCGTCACCAGCACCACCGCGAGGACCGGGGCGAGCATCGGCACCGTGATCCGGCGGAACACCTGCCACTCGTTCGCCCCGTCGACCCGGGCCGCTTCGAGGAGTTCGCGCGGCAGGCCCGCCAGGCCGGCCGCGATCAGCACCATGGCGAAGCCCGCCCACATCCAGACGTAGCTGCCGATGATGCCGGGCGTCACCAGGCTCGGTCCGAGCCAGTCGACGCCGTTGTACGGCTCCCTGAAGTTGGAGGCCGGGAGCCGGAGTTCGGCGCCGTCCGCCGCCGCGGGCAGGGTGAACGTGCCGTCGGCGCCGGCCGTTGCCGAGGCGACCACGTCGCCGTCCCTGACGGCCTCGACCTTGATGCCCTTGAGCCCCAGCTCCTTGGGGTCGATGACGTTGGGCTTGCCGCCGCCGCCCTTGGTGAAGTCCAGCCAGGCGGTGCCGGTGATCTTCCCGTCGGCCGCCTTCGCGGGGGTCCGGGCGGGCTTCGCGTCGCCGGGCATCTTCGCGGGCGCCACCCCGACCAGGGGCAGCTGGACCGGCTCCCCGGCCCGGACCGGCGCCTTGGTCACGAAGGAACCGCCGCCGGCCGCCTTCAGCGGGTGGACGGGCAGCGGATGCGCCTTGGGGAACCCCGTCGAGGCGGAGAACGTGTCGTGCACGCCCACCGCCACGGCGTTGGCGACCCCGCGCTCCGGCGCCTGGTCGTACACCAGCCGGAAGATGATGCCCGCGGCGAGCATCGAGATCGCCATCGGCATGAAGACGATCAGCTTGAACGCCGTGCCCCAGCGGATCCGTTCGGTCAGCACGGCGAAGATCAGGCCGAGCACCGTGGAGACGGTCGGAGCGAGGACGACCCAGATCGCGTTGTTCTTGATCGCGGTGAGGATGGTGTCGTCGGTGAACAGGGCCTTGTAGTTGTCGAGCCCGGCGAATCCGGTCCCCGCCTGGTCGAAGAACGACCGGTAGACGGAGTACACGATCGGATACACCACGAGCGCGCCGAGCAGCACCAGCGCGGGCAGCAGAAAGAGCGCCGCGATGACCCTTCGGGTACCGGTCACGCTTCTGCGGCCGGGCACCCGGCGTACGGGCGGCTGCCCGGAGCCGGGCTTCCTGGGGGCGGGTACCGAGGTCCCGCCGCGGGATCCGGTGTCGGCGGAGGGCGCCTTGTCGGCGCCCCCCGCTGCGGCTGTCGTCATCCCGTCAGCTCTTGTACGCCTTGGCCGCGTCGGACTCCAGTTTGGCCTGGGTCCCCGCGATGTCCTTCGGGTTCTTCAGGAAGTCCTGGAGGCTCTTCCACTCACCCTTGCCGGGCGTCCCGCCGAACGACTGCGGGGCCTGGTCGGACATGTCGAACCGGACGGCGTCACCGGCCGCGATCAGTGCCTTCGCCATCGTGCGCTGCACCTCGTTGGGGTACGCGGCCACGTCCAGGGTCTTGTTGGGCGAG contains:
- a CDS encoding carbohydrate ABC transporter permease encodes the protein MTTAAAGGADKAPSADTGSRGGTSVPAPRKPGSGQPPVRRVPGRRSVTGTRRVIAALFLLPALVLLGALVVYPIVYSVYRSFFDQAGTGFAGLDNYKALFTDDTILTAIKNNAIWVVLAPTVSTVLGLIFAVLTERIRWGTAFKLIVFMPMAISMLAAGIIFRLVYDQAPERGVANAVAVGVHDTFSASTGFPKAHPLPVHPLKAAGGGSFVTKAPVRAGEPVQLPLVGVAPAKMPGDAKPARTPAKAADGKITGTAWLDFTKGGGGKPNVIDPKELGLKGIKVEAVRDGDVVASATAGADGTFTLPAAADGAELRLPASNFREPYNGVDWLGPSLVTPGIIGSYVWMWAGFAMVLIAAGLAGLPRELLEAARVDGANEWQVFRRITVPMLAPVLAVVLVTLMINVLKVFDLVFIIAPGSSQDDANVLALQLYRSSFGTDADLGIGSAIAVLLLLLVVPVMLFNIRRIRKEGRR
- a CDS encoding bifunctional glycosyltransferase/class I SAM-dependent methyltransferase → MKESPSPRIGILVVAYNAETTLEKTLDRIPEDFRSRVDEILILDDASHDATFTAGCRWSQSEGMPRTVVMRHTKNLGYGGNQKAGYALAAAHGLDIIVLLHGDGQYAPELLPEMVAPIERGECEAVFGSRMMKSGQALKGGMPFYKWLGNRVLTRLENGLLGSRLTEFHSGYRAYSVEALKQLPVDRNTDAFDFDTQIIVQLLDAGMRIKEIPVPTYYGDEICYVNGMKYAKDVVKDVIEYRLAVKGFGTCAWIPKPVEYAFKEGDGSSHAVILEKMRKLPPGRVLDLGCSGGLFAERLEALGHEVTGVDFVEVPGVREKCTYFHLANLEEGLPPEVGVDFDYVVAGDVIEHLSRPERVLSEVATVLRPGGQVLLSVPNFSHWYSRMRVAVGAFGYDRRGILDETHLRFFTRASLRRTVRNAGYDVLDLASTGAPFWSLLGRGPLASVLGGLSRLLTRIRPTLFGYQHVALLTPHAAETIIAGEHVDVQDILNRQYVPADRVGV
- a CDS encoding glycosyltransferase family 39 protein, which translates into the protein MLIAAAAGLLTRMVIAANSPGPADVRIFAGFAKAVTVYGPVRIYEHPLPGLPVYNHPPLAGWMLLGLNGLSELGMSFATLIRAPASLADFCCAILVFEIVRRRSTQWTALLCGVGVAVSPVLIATSGYHGNTDAVAIVFALAAAHLLADRKSPLAAGVAAALSISVKFIPVVVIPALFVAALRGGRPALVRFAAGFGALFALVWGPVLATVPQHLEENVLEYAGGSYRLWGLVRFADVLGLPESVITFMQGGGHFLFVLVCVAAGVWLAWLRPAQLPGVVAVTLGLLLLLSTASALQYLTWAAAGTFVLGFWEGLAYSCVVGLTAVLGYSGRSAVRWSEPVLELGAVGWIVLAAGLATGVRRILASRPDAPPGPPAGPSRLAAPRTSQCSGSAVN
- a CDS encoding carbohydrate ABC transporter permease gives rise to the protein MTAPTATAPPAGAGDAPDTGTAKGGRSLGARIAARAGGGVMRVVLILVALFWLMPTIGLLLSSLRSADKIAATGWWKVFTVPSELTFDNYQRLLDNSTITDSLFSTVMITVPSTVLVVVIGSLAGYAFAWMEFPGRDWWFLVVVGLLVVPVQVALIPVSKLFGAVGIFETTFGVIIFHTAFGLPFAIFLLRNFFAEIPRELLEAARLDGAGEIRLFTRVVMPLGGPAIASLGIFQFLWVWNDMLVALIFADSGSPPITVALQQQVRQFGNNIDVLAPGAFVSMVIPLAVFFAFQRQFVSGVMAGAVK
- a CDS encoding bifunctional glycosyltransferase family 2 protein/CDP-glycerol:glycerophosphate glycerophosphotransferase is translated as MPRLSVIIPVRRARGSLRECLESVLSQSFTDIEVIGVDDGAPDGSGLVLDEFAALDSRVQAIHLPGGSGAHGRRNAGAERATGDYLLFLEGHYIYLPDALREIVDRLDSTGDPDVLVFGHRKRPFRGKTRATRSLELLSGMPAGPHTLAARKDLLDIAPVSWNRAVRRSVAERESLAFGPGPHGERMYALLTLAVAGSVATLGTACVEHRQQRYLPGLADEGEPTAGSTPLELVDAYADLMKAVEARPALKPVRGLLFDRAVQELLSAYPAVTKRRRQYVSAVAAFHSAHRPDGFKFPGGAKGLRPQLLSGGKYAALGALDTALATRRSLRSAPTTARAKAKKSFTARYYKAQRKLPLDPKLAVYAAYWNRGVSCNPEAIFRKAQELAPDVHGVWVVSKNQVDSLPKGIDYVVPGTRRYWSVLARATYFFNNVNFADHLVKRPGQIHVMTHHGTPLKIMGMDQQNYPAAAQGLNFDRLLKRVDRWDWSVSANPHSTEVWSRAYPSAARSLETGYPRNDVFATATQEQIDTIREGLGIRPGQRALLYAPTHRDYEAGFTSRLDLARFCEAVGPDTVVMVRAHYFYGGAGLPENAQIIDVSDHPRIEDLCLAADALVTDYSSVMFDYAHLNRPIVVHAPDWETYRTVRGVVFDLLSGKPGETPGAVATTTDELALAFTDGSWNSPANEALLKAFRERFCPYDDGRAAERVVRRVILGEEPPAAEAA